A region of Gracilinanus agilis isolate LMUSP501 chromosome 3, AgileGrace, whole genome shotgun sequence DNA encodes the following proteins:
- the LOC123239976 gene encoding U1 small nuclear ribonucleoprotein C-like codes for MPKFYCIYCDTYLTHYSPSVRKTHCSRRKQKENVKDFYQKWMEEQAQSLIDKTTPAFQKGRILPNPFSAPPSGGPMIPSLYSSMRKPPPPGMMFMGPPPGKRMPMGVHIPMMPGPPMMRPLPHHMMVPT; via the coding sequence ATGCCCAAGTTTTACTGCATTTACTGTGATACTTACCTCACTCATTATTCTCCATCTGTGAGGAAGACCCACTGCAGTAGAAGGAAGCAGAAAGAGAATGTGAAAGACTTTTATCAAAAATGGATGGAAGAGCAAGCCCAAAGCCTGATTGATAAAACTACCCCTGCATTTCAAAAAGGAAGAATTCTTCCTAATCCTTTCTCTGCACCTCCATCAGGAGGGCCTATGATCCCATCTCTTTACTCTAGCATGAGGAAGCCTCCCCCTCCTGGGATGATGTTTATGGGGCCTCCTCCTGGCAAAAGGATGCCCATGGGAGTTCATATACCTATGATGCCTGGCCCTCCAATGATGAGACCCCTTCCCCATCACATGATGGTGCCCACTTGA